One genomic segment of Streptomyces sp. TLI_146 includes these proteins:
- a CDS encoding NUDIX hydrolase: MQLQDTPEEWRVVATTTPFEGNKTSVRTDDVVMPDGSVARRDYQVHPGSVAVLALDGAGRVLVLRQYRHPVRHKLWEIPAGLLDVPGENPLHAAQRELYEEAHVKAEDWRVLTDVYTTPGGCDEAVRIFLARDLSEAEGERFEVSEEEADMELARVPLDELVRGALAGELHNNCLVVGVLALTAAQAGPGLESLRPAEAPWPARPFEK, translated from the coding sequence ATGCAGCTCCAGGACACCCCCGAGGAGTGGCGGGTCGTCGCCACCACGACCCCGTTCGAGGGCAACAAGACCAGCGTCCGCACCGACGACGTGGTCATGCCCGACGGCTCGGTCGCGCGCCGCGACTACCAGGTCCACCCGGGCTCCGTGGCCGTCCTCGCCCTCGACGGCGCGGGCCGGGTCCTGGTGCTGCGCCAGTACCGCCATCCGGTGCGCCACAAGCTGTGGGAGATCCCGGCCGGCCTCCTCGACGTGCCCGGCGAGAACCCGCTGCACGCCGCCCAGCGCGAGCTGTACGAGGAGGCACACGTCAAGGCCGAGGACTGGCGCGTCCTCACCGACGTCTACACCACGCCCGGCGGCTGCGACGAGGCCGTACGGATCTTCCTGGCCCGCGATCTCTCCGAGGCGGAGGGCGAGCGCTTCGAGGTCTCCGAGGAGGAGGCCGACATGGAGCTGGCCCGGGTGCCGCTCGACGAGCTCGTCCGCGGCGCGCTCGCCGGTGAGCTGCACAACAACTGCCTGGTGGTGGGCGTCCTCGCGCTCACGGCCGCCCAGGCGGGGCCGGGTCTGGAGTCGCTGCGCCCGGCCGAGGCGCCCTGGCCGGCCCGCCCGTTCGAGAAGTAG
- a CDS encoding CTP synthase, producing the protein MQTRSSASSTTKHIFVTGGVASSLGKGLTASSLGALLKARGLRVTMQKLDPYLNVDPGTMNPFQHGEVFVTNDGAETDLDIGHYERFLDVDLDGSANVTTGQVYSQVIAKERRGEYLGDTVQVIPHITNEIKHRIRRMATDDVDVVITEVGGTVGDIESLPFLETVRQVRHEVGRDNVFVVHISLLPYIGPSGELKTKPTQHSVAALRNIGIQPDAIVLRADREVPLSIKRKISLMCDVDEAAVVAAIDAKSIYDIPKVLHTEGLDAYVVRKLDLPFRDVDWTTWDDLLDRVHNPEHEVTVALVGKYIDLPDAYLSITEAMRAGGFANKARVKVKWVTSDDCKTPAGAKKNLGDVDAILVPGGFGDRGVNGKIGAIQYARENKVPLLGICLGLQCIVIEAARNLAGIPDANSTEFDAATAHPVISTMEEQLAYVEGAGDLGGTMRLGMYPAKLAEGSIVREVYGDQPYVEERHRHRYEVNNSYRAELEKKAGIVFSGTSPDNKLVEYVEYPREVHPYLVATQAHPELRSRPTRPHPLFAGLVKAAVERQQEARKTGKK; encoded by the coding sequence ATGCAGACACGATCCTCTGCGTCATCGACGACCAAGCACATCTTCGTCACCGGGGGTGTCGCCTCTTCCCTCGGCAAGGGTCTGACTGCCTCCAGCCTGGGTGCGCTCCTGAAGGCGCGGGGCCTGCGGGTCACGATGCAGAAGCTCGACCCGTACCTGAACGTCGACCCCGGCACGATGAACCCGTTCCAGCACGGCGAGGTGTTCGTCACCAACGACGGCGCCGAGACCGACCTGGACATCGGCCACTACGAGCGCTTCCTCGACGTCGACCTCGACGGCTCGGCCAACGTCACCACCGGCCAGGTCTACTCGCAGGTGATCGCCAAGGAGCGGCGCGGCGAGTACCTCGGCGACACCGTGCAGGTCATCCCGCACATCACCAACGAGATCAAGCACCGCATCCGCCGGATGGCGACCGACGACGTCGACGTCGTCATCACGGAGGTCGGCGGCACGGTCGGCGACATCGAGTCGCTGCCGTTCCTGGAGACCGTCCGCCAGGTCCGCCACGAGGTCGGCCGCGACAACGTCTTCGTCGTGCACATCTCGCTGCTGCCCTACATCGGCCCCTCCGGCGAGCTGAAGACCAAGCCGACCCAGCACTCGGTCGCGGCCCTGCGCAACATCGGCATCCAGCCCGACGCGATCGTGCTGCGCGCCGACCGCGAGGTGCCGCTGTCCATCAAGCGCAAGATCTCGCTGATGTGCGACGTCGACGAGGCCGCGGTGGTCGCCGCCATCGACGCCAAGTCGATCTACGACATCCCCAAGGTGCTGCACACCGAGGGCCTGGACGCGTACGTCGTGCGCAAGCTCGACCTGCCGTTCCGCGACGTGGACTGGACGACCTGGGACGACCTGCTCGACCGCGTCCACAACCCGGAGCACGAGGTCACCGTCGCGCTGGTCGGCAAGTACATCGACCTGCCCGACGCGTACCTCTCGATCACCGAGGCCATGCGCGCCGGCGGCTTCGCCAACAAGGCCCGCGTCAAGGTCAAGTGGGTCACCTCGGACGACTGCAAGACCCCGGCCGGCGCCAAGAAGAACCTCGGCGACGTGGACGCGATCCTGGTGCCCGGCGGCTTCGGCGACCGCGGTGTCAACGGCAAGATCGGCGCGATCCAGTACGCCCGCGAGAACAAGGTGCCGCTGCTCGGCATCTGCCTGGGCCTGCAGTGCATCGTGATCGAGGCCGCCCGCAACCTGGCCGGCATCCCGGACGCCAACTCCACCGAGTTCGACGCCGCCACCGCCCACCCCGTCATCTCGACGATGGAGGAGCAGCTGGCGTACGTCGAGGGCGCGGGCGACCTGGGCGGCACCATGCGCCTGGGCATGTACCCGGCGAAGCTCGCCGAGGGCTCGATCGTCCGCGAGGTCTACGGCGACCAGCCGTACGTGGAGGAGCGCCACCGCCACCGCTACGAGGTCAACAACTCCTACCGTGCGGAGCTGGAGAAGAAGGCGGGCATCGTCTTCTCGGGCACGTCCCCGGACAACAAGCTCGTCGAGTACGTCGAGTACCCGCGCGAGGTGCACCCCTACCTGGTCGCCACCCAGGCGCACCCGGAGCTGCGCTCCCGCCCGACCCGCCCGCACCCGCTCTTCGCCGGCCTGGTGAAGGCGGCCGTCGAGCGCCAGCAGGAAGCGCGGAAGACCGGCAAGAAGTAA
- a CDS encoding glycoside hydrolase family 15 protein: protein MAGRIEDYALIGDMQTAALVCRDGTADWLCLPRFDSHAVFAGLLGTDEHGFWRIGPAHAADAPPPRADRRRYRGDSLILESEWDTPRGTVRVTDFMPPRDGAPQLIRIVEGVSGRVPMRSALRMRFSYGRVVPWVHKVDNRTVAVAGPDSVWLDTPVDTYGKNLTTYSDFTVSPGERIAFTISWQPSHKEPPALSEPEAALEATEDFWREWVEHCTYHGPYREAVVRSLITLKALTYAPTGGIVAAPTTSLPEDIGGSRNWDYRYTWLRDAAITLSSLLRTGYREEARAWREWLLRAVAGDPENLQIMYGIAGERELGEAELDWLPGYEGSAPVRVGNGAAHQLQLDVYGEVTEALHLAHMTGLARNDYASLLQLKLIRYLEDHWDQPDEGIWEVRGPRRHFVHSKVMAWVAVDRTIKLIESGDADGPLEKWRELRDDIHRDVCEKGYDKERNTFTQSYGSKELDASLLLIPQMGFLPPDDKRVIGTIEAIQRELSTPDGFILRYPTAGEEAGCDGLEGDEGAFLACSFWMADDLAMIGRVDEARKLFERLLSLRNDIGLLAEEWDPREQRQVGNFPQAFSHVPLIDTALRLTASGAYGG from the coding sequence GTGGCCGGGCGCATCGAGGATTACGCACTCATCGGAGACATGCAGACCGCCGCACTGGTCTGCCGGGACGGCACGGCCGACTGGCTGTGCCTGCCACGCTTCGACTCGCACGCCGTCTTCGCCGGACTGCTCGGCACCGATGAACACGGCTTCTGGCGGATCGGCCCGGCCCACGCGGCCGACGCGCCACCGCCCCGGGCGGACCGGCGCCGCTACCGGGGCGACTCGCTGATCCTGGAGTCGGAGTGGGACACCCCGCGCGGCACGGTCCGGGTGACGGACTTCATGCCGCCGCGCGACGGCGCGCCGCAGCTGATCCGGATCGTGGAGGGCGTCAGCGGCCGGGTGCCGATGCGCAGCGCCCTGCGGATGCGTTTCAGCTACGGGCGTGTCGTGCCCTGGGTGCACAAGGTCGACAACCGTACGGTCGCGGTCGCGGGCCCCGACTCGGTCTGGCTGGACACCCCGGTCGACACCTACGGCAAGAACCTCACCACGTACTCCGACTTCACCGTCTCGCCCGGCGAGCGGATCGCCTTCACGATCAGCTGGCAGCCGTCCCACAAGGAGCCGCCCGCGCTCTCGGAGCCGGAGGCGGCCCTGGAGGCGACCGAGGACTTCTGGCGCGAGTGGGTCGAGCACTGCACGTACCACGGGCCCTACCGCGAGGCCGTGGTCCGCTCGCTGATCACCCTCAAGGCGCTCACCTACGCCCCCACCGGCGGCATCGTCGCCGCGCCCACCACCTCGCTGCCCGAGGACATCGGCGGCTCGCGCAACTGGGACTACCGCTACACCTGGCTGCGCGACGCCGCCATCACCCTCTCCTCGCTGCTGCGCACCGGCTACCGCGAGGAGGCCCGAGCCTGGCGCGAGTGGCTGCTGCGGGCGGTCGCGGGCGACCCCGAGAACCTCCAGATCATGTACGGGATCGCGGGCGAGCGCGAGCTCGGCGAGGCCGAGCTGGACTGGCTGCCCGGCTACGAGGGCTCGGCGCCGGTGCGGGTCGGCAACGGCGCCGCCCACCAGCTCCAGCTGGATGTGTACGGCGAGGTCACCGAGGCCCTGCACCTGGCGCACATGACGGGCCTGGCCCGCAACGACTACGCCTCGCTGCTCCAGCTCAAGCTGATCCGCTACCTGGAGGACCACTGGGACCAGCCGGACGAGGGCATCTGGGAGGTGCGCGGCCCGCGCCGCCACTTCGTGCACTCCAAGGTGATGGCCTGGGTCGCGGTGGACCGCACCATCAAGCTGATCGAGTCGGGCGACGCGGACGGGCCGCTGGAGAAGTGGCGCGAGCTGCGCGACGACATCCACCGCGACGTCTGCGAGAAGGGGTACGACAAGGAGCGCAACACCTTCACGCAGTCGTACGGCTCCAAGGAGCTGGACGCCTCCCTGCTGCTGATCCCGCAGATGGGCTTCCTGCCGCCGGACGACAAGCGCGTGATCGGCACGATCGAGGCGATCCAGCGCGAGCTGTCCACCCCGGACGGGTTCATCCTGCGCTACCCGACGGCGGGCGAGGAGGCGGGCTGCGACGGCCTGGAGGGCGACGAGGGCGCGTTCCTGGCCTGCTCGTTCTGGATGGCCGACGACCTGGCCATGATCGGCCGGGTCGACGAGGCCCGGAAGCTCTTCGAGCGGCTGCTCTCGCTGCGCAACGACATCGGGCTGCTGGCGGAGGAGTGGGACCCGCGGGAGCAACGGCAGGTGGGGAACTTCCCGCAGGCCTTCAGCCACGTTCCGCTGATCGACACGGCACTGCGGCTGACGGCCTCGGGGGCGTATGGGGGGTAG
- a CDS encoding FAD-binding oxidoreductase has product MTTPSKAGTALAELREDLAGDVFVPGDPGYDDARTVFNAMIDRRPAVIAQCESDADVVTAVRFGRELDLKIAVRGGGHSVSGQALNDNGLVIDLRRMHEVTVHPAAHAVRVQGGAVMSHLDRATQPYGLATTGGRVSTTGVGGFVLGGGSGWLDRSFGLAVDNLLGVELVTADGSVVMASAEENPELFWALHGGGGNFGIATSLTLRLHELPEYSIAMLLYLPERAHEVARTYRELIENGPAEASGGVLYMTAPPEPFIPEHLVGKVLCGALVAYAGGEEAMRKVAQPLIALPHEVEIVTAMPYADMQCMMDDPPGLRNYWSAEYLTGMPDDFVDVFCSLGEALPTPTGTQHVVFPQGGAIADGPGEYPVPYRDSPWAVHPFGIWEDPADDERCRQWVKDVRARVQPWSSGAVYLNFTGDEGAERVVAGLGAENMRRLREVKRAYDPDNVFRFNHNIVPA; this is encoded by the coding sequence ATGACCACCCCCTCGAAAGCGGGCACGGCCCTTGCCGAGCTCCGTGAAGACCTCGCCGGTGACGTGTTCGTGCCGGGCGATCCGGGCTACGACGACGCCCGGACGGTCTTCAACGCCATGATCGACCGGCGCCCCGCCGTGATCGCCCAGTGCGAGTCCGACGCGGACGTGGTCACGGCCGTCCGCTTCGGGCGCGAGCTGGACCTCAAGATCGCCGTACGCGGCGGCGGCCACAGTGTCTCCGGCCAGGCCCTCAACGACAACGGCCTGGTCATCGACCTGCGCCGGATGCACGAGGTGACCGTCCACCCGGCCGCCCACGCCGTCCGCGTCCAGGGCGGCGCCGTCATGAGCCATCTGGACCGGGCCACCCAGCCGTACGGCCTGGCCACCACGGGCGGGCGCGTCTCCACCACCGGTGTCGGCGGCTTCGTCCTCGGCGGCGGATCGGGCTGGCTGGACCGCAGCTTCGGCCTCGCCGTCGACAACCTGCTCGGCGTCGAGCTGGTCACCGCCGACGGCAGCGTGGTCATGGCGAGCGCCGAGGAGAACCCCGAGCTGTTCTGGGCGCTGCACGGCGGCGGCGGCAACTTCGGCATCGCCACCTCGCTCACCCTGCGGCTGCACGAGCTGCCCGAGTACTCCATCGCCATGCTGCTCTACCTGCCCGAGCGCGCCCACGAAGTCGCGCGCACCTATCGCGAGCTCATCGAGAACGGGCCGGCCGAGGCGAGCGGCGGCGTCCTGTACATGACCGCACCGCCCGAGCCGTTCATCCCCGAGCACCTGGTCGGAAAGGTGCTGTGCGGCGCCCTCGTGGCGTACGCGGGCGGCGAGGAGGCCATGCGCAAGGTCGCCCAGCCGCTGATCGCCCTGCCGCACGAGGTCGAGATCGTCACGGCCATGCCGTACGCCGACATGCAGTGCATGATGGACGACCCGCCCGGGCTGCGGAACTACTGGTCGGCCGAGTACCTGACCGGTATGCCCGACGACTTCGTGGACGTCTTCTGCTCCCTGGGCGAGGCGCTGCCGACGCCCACCGGCACCCAGCACGTGGTCTTCCCGCAGGGCGGCGCCATCGCCGACGGCCCCGGCGAGTACCCGGTGCCCTACCGCGACTCGCCCTGGGCCGTGCACCCCTTCGGGATCTGGGAGGACCCGGCGGACGACGAGCGCTGCCGGCAGTGGGTCAAGGACGTCCGGGCCAGGGTCCAGCCCTGGTCGAGCGGCGCGGTCTACCTCAACTTCACCGGCGACGAGGGCGCCGAGCGGGTGGTCGCGGGCCTGGGCGCCGAGAACATGCGGCGGCTGCGCGAGGTGAAGCGCGCCTACGACCCGGACAACGTCTTCCGCTTCAACCACAACATCGTCCCGGCCTGA